The DNA sequence GTGGACACAAACTACTCAAGAGGCCGTGTTCTGTACTACAGTAGCATCCCTCACATGCAGAGGGAAACAGTTAATGTCCAATGCAGTCCTGACTCTAGGATAAGCCCTAAGGAAGAGTCCTTGCAGCAACAGTCCAAAGGGGCAGATCACAGGTCATGTGCACAGAAAAGCCACCACTTTCTGATACTGCCCTGGTCACCCCCACCACAGCCTTAGGTGGAGGTTTGACAGCATGACTCTGCCATTCACTAGCCGTACAATCTAGGAAGTTACAAAACTTCCCTGAGCCCTTGCATGTATCTGTATAATGCACCTATAACCTACCTACCTCAGTGTGTCAGAATTAATAACATGTAAAAGGTAAAATGTCTGACACAGACCTGAGTCATCAACAGACTGTCTTTATTAAACCTACCCTTAAAATTGTGTTCTAATTGCCTCTTTCCTTATCTTTGAAGACCAGTGTACTATGGCACTACAACTCCATTTCCTGGCAAACAGAGTTGAATAAATAGTTATAAACAGATATAAAAAAAGCTCTTATCTTTTCAAAGTCTGTTAAACATAAATCTGTATTATCTACCTTACCTATAAATAGTTCAGTGCCTATTACATGTCGTCACTGTTCAAAGCACtgagagaaagaagacaaaatccCTAACCTCAAAGAACTTCTAGTGAAAGAATGAGTTACCAGCATTCAGATGGGGTTAAAACCAACAGGCAGTATCTTAAACAATGGTTTAGAATTAAAATTGGTCAAAATAGAATTGAAATTCATGATTTTAAAGACCACCTAGCAAATCTTCATTTTGTAGCTCAGGTTTGTTAAGGCTTTATAAATACCCAGATAATTATATTTGGTAGCAATAAGACACACTGTATTAAAGATCCATGAATTAATTcaagacaaaaattaattcaagagcACAGATATTGTATGCATACTAATGAGATAAATACAATgtgatttatttataaatgagaaCAAAAAAAACTATTTCAGAAGTTGAAAAAGGTGACACTAATAGTACTTAATACacagtcttttatttttcttcaaatttggaatttttttgttttaactctATAAAGATGAGAAGTAAGTTTTGTaacctaaaaatatttacttattaaaaCTATATTAACACTTTCATAAACGTTACAAAAAGATGAGACAAATATGTGCATTTATAGAATTGCATATCAGTCATGCCAGTTCCCTGCAGAGGGAATTCCCAGCACGACCTCATTCGTCTGTGAGGACACAGAGCAAAACTCTTGTTTAGACATACACATTCATCTACTTGTCCAGCATGGTCAGCACTCCATTTCCTGATGGTTTCCTTCTGCTATGAATGTGCATGTCCAGTTGTCTGCTTCTTAGAGCAGACATTTACCTGCAAGAAAATGTTATAATATTAGCTACTAGTTAGTAATTTGGACTGTATGAAAAATCCAGTCATTACATACATGCTTTAaaaccttcttcaaaagacattttGATTCAAAAGACAATTTTTCAaggcttaaaatatatttttccaaataagatgtCTGAGTAGTTACAAAATGTTGTGACttgttttcccaaagaaaaccTTCCTAAGAAggcattttcaaaatgaaatcccTGCAGAATAATTGCAGATTTTAAGTTACCTTCCTCATCCTCCAGCCATTGGAGGAGGATTCGGGCCACGCAGATGATTAATTCGACCCATTCTTCTGGGGGGGTTTCCTGGTGGCCTAATAATAAGACAAGTTAATTTCTACTGTTTAGTAGACATTACTCCAATTAGTTCCTTTTAAACACTCAAATAGACCTTTTGCTTTGTTTAAAATGGGAACTACCATTTAGGTTGGGAGTCAGAAGTTCAAATACTGAAAGAGATCAGACAAACACACATGAGAAAAGAGAGTCCAGCAAGGATTATGATAAACTGAACAGAACCTCCTGTAAATGGCCAACTGAAACCCAGCTCCAGCAGAGTTTTGCCATATGGAACCACAAGCCCCACCCAGTGCTGCTCGATCTTCTGAGAATTTCATTAGCAGCTAGAAATCCAGATTCTAAAGTGAAATCTCTagattttaatgtttaatataaATGGCTATCAGTTTTCATCCTCTAATTTAGACTTTTCCTACAGGATATttgatatacattttaattttgtcagATTAACTCTGGTTATCATTAATTTACAGTAATGCATTAATCTTGCGAAGTAGAATTTAAGCCTTTAATTTCCATAAGCCTGACtatgtctatctgtctgtctacctatctatcatctatctatctataatttAACTAAATTGTATGGAGAAGTAAAAACATCTTTTATCAATGTAAAAAGCTATACCCTCTTCCATCATCGTATCTGGAGTCAGATGAGCTTCCATAGCCTCTTCTCGTTTTCACATCTTGCTGAAGCAGAGTTCTGAAACTGAAACAAGGAGCAGAAAATAACAGAATTTCTAATTTcaacattataaaatgtatttccatGGTTTTAACTATCATCTCTGTGGGAGGATGACTAAACTAACAGCTCCAAACCCACATTTTTGGAAGCCAGCTGGACACCACGACCTAGTGCAAGCACATGTCTAAACAGAGTGTGCTATGTTCTGTGCCAAACCACCATTCCTTGTCTTATTTGCTATAACTCTTCTAGATAGAGTCTAGGAATGACTCTGAAATCAGAATCATCTCCagcttccttcctctgctctctaTTAGCTGTCAAGTCCCAGAGTCTGCTCTTACAGTATCGCAGGTCCATTCCCCTGCTGACAGCTTACCTAATGTTACCTGCAGGAGGGAGATGTGGAGGTGGTGTGCCAGTGGCAAAGGGCCTACTTGGAATCCatttaaatggaattttctttatttgtggAGGGGGAAGGATTTAACtaaattaagattttaaataaacaatatgGAGTAAGTGAAATCTGTAAGAGATTGCCAAGAAGTTTTGCAATAAATAACTTAACTTGGGGCCTTTCTCtcccctgttttgtttttctatggAACTGACTCTTCTGTTTAGCACTTCTAATTTATGCTACATGCAGCCATCAGATTAATCTTTCCAATCCACAGCTAcaatcaaattaaatataaagatcaCTGCctgattttcaaaattctgtcatttttccTATGCTTCTTCCACCTGGAATAACTTCCTCTGATGTTTACCTCCCACAATCATGCCCACCCCAAGGTCTTCTGTAAAGTGAGTATTTACTGACATTTAAGTCATCAAAGGAAGGGACTGTCTCTCACATGTCTCTGCTCATGAGACACTCAGATATGTATTTAAACTTTGGATGTTATTAGTAGCTGATGAACAATTTTCGTAAAACAAACAGCAtatgaaaaagaagtttaaattgCTGTCTCCTCTGTATCAATGTTaacagttcattaaaaaaaagtttacgacttgggagcttttaaaaatcaagatctAATTCTCCTTGTTTACTTACTGTACAATACACAATGAAAGTGTCACATACACACTAAAGGTGGGAATAGCAGAGAGAAAGCGAGATGCTGACAGTAGAATGAGCAG is a window from the Vicugna pacos chromosome 17, VicPac4, whole genome shotgun sequence genome containing:
- the SELENOK gene encoding selenoprotein K isoform X1, encoding MVYISNGQVLDSRSQSPWRLSFITDFFWGIAEFVVLFFRTLLQQDVKTRRGYGSSSDSRYDDGRGPPGNPPRRMGRINHLRGPNPPPMAGGUGR
- the SELENOK gene encoding selenoprotein K isoform X2; translated protein: MVYISNGQVLDSRSQSPWRLSFITDFFWGIAEFVVLFFRTLLQQDVKTRRGYGSSSDSRYDDGRGPPGNPPRRMGRINHLRGPNPPPMAGG